In a single window of the Kiritimatiellia bacterium genome:
- a CDS encoding winged helix-turn-helix transcriptional regulator: MNYRQAKVRAEILKAMAHPVRVLIVETLLGGDRCGRELNRLARINQSNISRHLAVLKKAGIVSDRRTATRVYYHLETPCILKSLDCAADVVRADTRRRHDYLKVV; encoded by the coding sequence ATGAACTACAGACAGGCGAAGGTAAGGGCGGAGATCCTGAAGGCCATGGCGCATCCGGTCCGCGTCCTGATCGTGGAAACCCTGCTCGGCGGGGATCGGTGCGGCCGGGAACTGAACCGGTTGGCCCGCATCAACCAGTCGAACATTTCCCGGCACCTGGCCGTGCTGAAGAAGGCCGGCATCGTCAGCGACCGGCGCACGGCGACCCGGGTCTATTACCACCTCGAAACGCCCTGCATCCTCAAGAGCCTCGATTGCGCGGCGGACGTCGTTCGCGCGGACACCCGGCGTCGTCATGATTATCTGAAGGTCGTTTGA